From the Candidatus Nomurabacteria bacterium genome, one window contains:
- a CDS encoding prepilin-type N-terminal cleavage/methylation domain-containing protein: MNKQKGFTFIEILVTVAVVGLIILVSSSLNKDVIVFSRIFQSGLNAADEARKILRPMANEIRSASPSSAGAYPIESATATSFIFFSDIDSDGDKDRVRYYLSGTTLKKGVINPSGNPAVYSSMSEVNTDIVHNIQNGATPIFLYYDAYYDGTTNPLPDPVSISSIRLIKINFIIDSDLNKLPSATTISTQVSFRNLKDNL, from the coding sequence ATGAATAAACAAAAAGGTTTTACTTTTATAGAAATTTTAGTAACAGTCGCTGTAGTGGGATTAATAATTTTAGTATCAAGCTCTTTGAATAAAGATGTAATTGTATTTAGTAGAATATTTCAATCTGGATTAAACGCGGCAGATGAAGCTAGAAAAATATTAAGACCAATGGCAAATGAGATTCGTTCCGCATCCCCGTCTTCTGCAGGTGCTTATCCTATAGAGAGCGCTACAGCGACATCTTTTATTTTTTTCTCAGATATAGACAGTGATGGAGACAAGGATCGTGTTAGATACTATTTATCAGGAACAACACTAAAAAAGGGTGTTATAAACCCATCAGGAAATCCTGCTGTTTATTCTTCTATGTCTGAAGTTAATACAGATATTGTCCATAATATACAGAATGGAGCTACTCCAATATTTTTGTATTATGATGCATATTATGACGGGACAACAAACCCTTTGCCAGATCCTGTTTCTATATCATCAATAAGATTGATTAAAATTAATTTTATAATTGATTCTGATTTGAATAAGTTACCATCTGCGACTACAATTAGTACACAAGTATCTTTTCGTAACCTAAAAGACAATTTATAA
- a CDS encoding triose-phosphate isomerase, with translation MKTKKIIVANWKMNPLNTKDAIKLFSSIKSTSQKSKKTSIVVCSPSIFLPVLSKYSSIKCALGAQNMHFETNGAFTGEISAKMLKDSKVSYVILGHSERRAMGEDDIFINQKIKMAIKSGITPILCVGEKERTGDAWYLHAVKTQVDGCLEGLRPSDLAKIVIAYEPVWAIGKDSVRVATPSECEEMVIYIRKVLSDKFGAKNAQTPMIVYGGSVDSKEAQDFMMNGGIDGFLVGRASLNPKEFEKIVQIVDLI, from the coding sequence ATGAAAACAAAGAAGATTATCGTTGCGAATTGGAAGATGAATCCGCTAAATACTAAAGACGCGATAAAACTTTTTTCCTCTATTAAATCTACATCTCAAAAAAGTAAAAAAACTTCCATAGTAGTGTGTAGTCCATCTATTTTTTTGCCGGTACTATCTAAATATTCAAGTATTAAATGTGCGCTAGGTGCTCAGAACATGCATTTTGAAACAAACGGTGCTTTTACAGGAGAAATTTCTGCAAAGATGTTGAAAGATTCTAAGGTTTCTTATGTTATTTTGGGTCATTCAGAGAGGCGAGCAATGGGTGAAGATGATATTTTTATAAATCAAAAGATAAAAATGGCTATCAAGTCTGGCATAACACCGATTTTGTGTGTAGGGGAAAAGGAGCGCACAGGAGATGCTTGGTATTTACATGCAGTTAAAACTCAAGTAGATGGATGTTTGGAAGGATTGAGGCCAAGTGATCTAGCAAAGATAGTCATAGCCTATGAACCCGTGTGGGCGATAGGCAAAGATTCTGTTCGAGTAGCAACTCCAAGTGAATGTGAAGAAATGGTCATATATATACGAAAAGTTTTATCTGATAAGTTCGGAGCAAAAAATGCTCAAACTCCTATGATTGTTTATGGAGGTTCTGTAGACAGTAAGGAAGCTCAGGATTTTATGATGAACGGTGGTATAGATGGATTCTTAGTTGGAAGAGCCAGTTTGAATCCAAAAGAATTTGAAAAAATAGTACAAATTGTAGATTTAATATAA
- the pgk gene encoding phosphoglycerate kinase, whose product MKSIKSLGNIKGKAVLVRVDFNVPIEGDKIIDPTRILKAIPTIEYLKKKGALVILISHSDLQKDTQTLLPVVKFLNKHIKVRFIEGAIPKSIDIKNGEVVLLENLRRFKGEKENDPKFAKSLALLGSVYVNEAFPVSHRAHASIVGVPRYLPSYVGFQFEKEIKNLSLILNKPKRPFLFILGGAKFETKMPLIKKFLKDADRVVVTGALMNNFFKEASFEVGRSLVESGDYGIKKIINNPKLLLPVDVVVTGQDGGRLTKGIDEVGKKDKIVDIGDRIIKEFEILINKSKFVLWNGHTGEYEAGFDHGTIALLKILAKSKAKTIIGGGDTVALVSKMKMEDKFSFISTGGGATLEYLSKGTLPGIKALK is encoded by the coding sequence ATGAAATCCATAAAAAGTCTTGGAAATATAAAAGGTAAGGCGGTTCTCGTGAGAGTCGATTTCAACGTTCCAATTGAAGGAGATAAAATAATAGACCCTACTAGAATACTAAAAGCTATACCAACAATTGAATATCTAAAGAAAAAAGGTGCTTTAGTAATACTGATTTCTCACTCTGATTTACAAAAAGACACTCAAACACTTTTACCTGTAGTAAAATTTTTAAATAAACATATAAAAGTGCGTTTTATAGAAGGCGCGATTCCTAAATCTATAGATATAAAAAATGGAGAGGTGGTTTTATTGGAAAACTTGCGTCGATTTAAAGGCGAAAAAGAAAACGATCCAAAGTTTGCAAAAAGCTTGGCTCTCTTGGGTAGTGTCTATGTAAACGAAGCCTTCCCTGTATCACATAGAGCCCATGCGTCTATTGTTGGTGTGCCGAGATATTTGCCATCATATGTTGGATTTCAATTTGAAAAAGAAATCAAGAATCTATCTCTCATCCTTAATAAACCCAAAAGACCATTTTTGTTTATATTGGGTGGAGCAAAATTTGAAACTAAAATGCCTCTTATAAAAAAGTTTCTAAAAGATGCTGATAGGGTAGTTGTAACAGGGGCGCTTATGAACAACTTTTTTAAAGAAGCTTCTTTTGAAGTCGGAAGATCTCTTGTAGAAAGCGGAGATTATGGAATTAAAAAAATAATAAATAACCCAAAACTTCTTTTACCTGTGGATGTAGTAGTTACTGGTCAAGATGGAGGAAGACTTACTAAAGGTATCGATGAGGTTGGCAAAAAAGACAAGATTGTGGATATAGGAGATAGGATAATAAAAGAATTTGAGATTTTAATAAATAAATCTAAATTTGTTTTATGGAATGGTCATACTGGGGAGTACGAAGCTGGCTTTGACCATGGAACCATAGCTTTGTTGAAAATATTGGCTAAATCAAAGGCAAAAACAATAATCGGCGGAGGAGATACTGTTGCTCTCGTTTCTAAAATGAAAATGGAGGATAAGTTTTCTTTTATTTCAACTGGTGGTGGAGCCACTTTAGAATATCTATCTAAAGGTACGTTGCCTGGAATTAAGGCTTTGAAATAA
- a CDS encoding M23 family metallopeptidase, with protein MKIALYNKLPTKEVCFSISIIGAFVIFPLRTEANILSIFGLSSTTEVHAETSNIEQNSQTMPILMAYHSPDPNQVLIEKTVTISDGALKSEVGPLGTLADVVEYDFPESDEISLYVVRSGDSIGAIAEMYGVSANTIMWANDLKKGDSLKEGQMLTILPITGVRHVVKKGETISSIAKNFNADAKEIAQFNGIIETASLKTGEILLIPDGEIAAPKVTKTTKTSSSSSKKEKTWGTSAPEQKGYYIRPLSGGRKSQGLHGFNGIDIAAPVGTPIYASASGTVIVSRSGGWGGGYGSYVVIKHSNGTQTLYAHMSKVSVPLGATVTQGQVIGAVGNTGRSTGPHLHFEIRGAKNPF; from the coding sequence ATGAAAATAGCCTTATATAATAAGCTTCCTACCAAAGAAGTTTGTTTTTCTATATCTATAATAGGAGCCTTCGTCATATTCCCGCTTAGGACAGAGGCCAATATTTTATCGATTTTTGGCCTATCTTCTACAACAGAAGTACATGCGGAGACAAGTAATATAGAGCAAAATTCACAGACAATGCCTATTTTGATGGCATATCATAGCCCAGACCCAAACCAAGTTCTAATAGAGAAAACTGTAACTATAAGCGACGGAGCTCTAAAATCTGAAGTGGGTCCACTAGGAACACTAGCCGACGTTGTAGAATATGACTTCCCAGAAAGCGACGAGATCAGTCTGTATGTTGTAAGGTCTGGAGATTCTATAGGAGCAATCGCGGAAATGTATGGGGTTTCTGCCAATACAATAATGTGGGCAAACGATCTAAAAAAAGGAGATAGCCTAAAGGAAGGCCAGATGTTAACAATACTGCCAATAACAGGAGTTAGACATGTTGTTAAAAAGGGTGAGACAATATCTAGTATTGCAAAGAATTTCAATGCGGATGCAAAAGAAATAGCCCAATTTAATGGAATTATTGAAACAGCATCTTTGAAAACAGGTGAAATACTTCTTATACCAGATGGTGAAATAGCTGCACCAAAAGTAACAAAAACAACCAAAACATCTTCTTCTAGTAGTAAAAAAGAAAAAACTTGGGGAACGAGTGCACCTGAACAGAAGGGTTATTACATCAGACCACTGTCTGGTGGAAGAAAATCCCAAGGACTTCATGGATTTAACGGTATAGATATTGCAGCACCGGTTGGAACTCCAATATATGCATCAGCAAGTGGAACAGTTATTGTTTCCAGATCAGGAGGATGGGGTGGAGGATATGGAAGTTATGTGGTTATAAAACACTCAAACGGAACTCAAACTTTATACGCACACATGTCAAAAGTGTCTGTTCCTTTGGGAGCAACAGTCACCCAAGGACAAGTAATAGGTGCTGTCGGAAACACAGGAAGATCAACAGGACCACACTTGCACTTCGAGATTCGTGGAGCAAAAAATCCATTTTAA